In Mycolicibacterium phocaicum, one DNA window encodes the following:
- a CDS encoding HTH-type transcriptional regulator AldR, producing the protein MAPSVERSSKSVVHEGSQPKDVQPVELDDVDRQIVTALHADARMPNSALAELVGIAASTCHGRVRRLQQLGVIRGFHADIDPAAIGLGLQAMISVSLQSGARARIRDFIAHMRRLPQVMDVYFLAGADDFILHVAARDTPHLRAFVVEHLNADADVAGTQTSLIFEHLRGASPL; encoded by the coding sequence ATGGCACCCTCTGTTGAACGATCTTCGAAATCTGTAGTCCATGAGGGCTCGCAGCCGAAGGATGTTCAGCCCGTCGAACTCGACGACGTCGACCGGCAGATCGTGACCGCGCTACACGCCGACGCACGCATGCCCAACAGCGCGCTGGCGGAGCTCGTCGGGATCGCCGCATCGACCTGCCACGGCCGGGTCCGCCGGCTACAACAGCTCGGAGTGATCCGCGGTTTCCATGCCGACATCGATCCGGCGGCCATCGGCTTGGGCCTGCAGGCGATGATCTCGGTGAGCCTGCAATCCGGTGCGCGCGCACGAATTCGCGACTTCATCGCCCACATGCGACGGCTGCCGCAGGTGATGGACGTCTATTTTCTGGCCGGCGCCGACGACTTCATCCTGCACGTCGCCGCGCGCGACACCCCACACCTACGGGCGTTCGTGGTCGAGCACCTCAACGCCGACGCCGATGTGGCAGGCACCCAGACGTCACTGATCTTCGAGCACCTGCGTGGTGCGTCGCCGCTGTAA